Genomic segment of Gasterosteus aculeatus chromosome 4, fGasAcu3.hap1.1, whole genome shotgun sequence:
CAAGTGTGACAGTCGTAGTGTATCAAGTGATCTCTGCagagccctggctgctccaagATAATCTAACAATGGCcccttatccagaccccccccccccccctccctccccccgctaTTCATCAGTGGCATCCATGAATCTCACCTGTGTTCATCAAAATGATGGTTAGGACTTTGAAATGAGCTACTCCAGCTACCAGCATGATTACGTTTACATTTAGGTGTCACAGgctatgacatcatcagcaGGACCTCATATATGAACCACGCCTGTGAAGTCACTCCAAACAAACAAGTAGTTCTGCTCTATGTACATGAAGACAAAGCCTAAAACAAAATGCAGCATGTCATTAAATATTAATTTCATGTCAACTGTCAATAAATAGGCATttatacactgtatatataaaCTCACTTATAATGTCTCAAGTATGTGTATACTGTCACCTCTCTGGTTTCTTTAATGTTTCTTTCAAATAGAATTACTGTtctgtctctgtgctgctgtagTGGGGATGTCCCCTCAAGAATTAATACGGTCTCTTCTTGTGGCCTTAAGAGCACTTCTGGATTTTTATAATTTGTAGTATATTCAGCACTCAGGGCCGCCGGACACCATCTGCTACGGCCTATTGTGGAGGAAAAAGCAGCCCTGGCAGAGCTGAAACACGAGCTGTATCCAGTGGACATGAGGGGTTACGTTCAAAGAAACGTGAAGGAACATCTGCCCCCATCGAAGTAAGTCTCATCCCTGGAGCATCACCTCCAGCTGTCCACATCGCTCACAGCGGCTGGAGGAGAGAAGCTGGTCCAAACGGCCACTACAGTGTTTAGCCAGCTCATATGGGCATCATGGCATCCAACAGACAGAACTGCTCAGCTTCATTCTACAGAGAAAACCGCCCTGGTTACAGGTTACTCATTTGACTGTCTCACTCCCTAAACTCTGGACAGATGGTCATTGTCGTGGCACCGCACCTTTCCAGGTGTCTGTCGGTGGTGAATTTAGAGAAGAGCTACCAGAGACAAGTGAGTAGGAGCTGGACCAGTGGCAGTGTGTACCATCAGTAACAGCAGTCAGCAGAGCAGCATCTGTTCAATGTGTAAAACCACCAGACACCACAAGAGGGAGTCGGCTGATCTGGAGCAGCTGGAATGAAAGTGGAAATAACATGACCTGAGATTACAGATTATacaaatatcacacacacacacacacacacacacacacacacacacacacacacacacacacacacacacacacacacacacacacacacacacacacacacacacacgcccacccACGCACACTAGATCCCACGTGATAGtgaaacaacacaacagcagTGTGTAAACTAGAGGCTGTAGAATGACATGGTCAGAGTCTGCCCagtggccgtgtgtgtgtgtgtgtcaatagcTATAGTTCCATAGTGGGCTTGTGGCAGCTCCCCTAACGACAGTCTAGAGATGTAACAGTCCTTGGGGGCGGGACTTTCATTTTATAGCCCCTCTGCATTGGCTCCTGGCTCTCCACCCAGCCCTTACAGCCGTACCGCCCCTAGACGCTGGTGATTGACGCAAGGCAAGCGCTGGGCTTCTGGAGTTTCTCCGGTTGGGTGCTGGCAGGTTCTGGGATGGCGCGGAAGGAGAAGGGGGTGGCGGTGCCGGTGGTGATGCCGAGGTGACCTGGGCTCAGCGCCAGGTTCTGCCGACGGTTGCTCTCCACTATTGAAGAGGTGTTCGACGCCAAGCTCTCCCTTGTTCTGCAGagacagtgacacaaaatgagaaatggTAGAACCAATTTCTGTTGAGACAAAGGAGAGCGGGAAAACAGGACGACACCCTCTGTGTGACACATTCACATCCGTGACACACCTGATCCCTGACATGACAGAGGAATAAGCATTACAGGGACGTGGTCGACATGGCGCAGGGGTACAGAGAGAGCCgagaactgcaaggttggcggttcgagccccggctgctccccatgtcccagctgccccatgtcgaagtgtccctgagcaaggcacctaacccctaattgctccatgggttaaaaatgcaatgttatCTTAGGATAAGGAGGGGAGGACCTCATAAGGAGAAAGTTCTCAATATGTGTACATCTGACACCAGAGTTCCATCCTGATGAGAGGCAGCTGGTACCTACAGTCCTGTCTATCAGCCACCTGTTCCCAACTCTTGGCTCTTCCTCACTTTGTGGAAAACAAGTGTTAATGTGATTTGGACTTCCTGGACCACCTCTGATAAAGTACAGAGTTCAATGGAAGGATCGTGGGGAACAGGGCAGAGCTGTCTCTCAGAGCAGACTATGGACACTAAAGTACGCTCCAAGCACATTACCACTTTATTATTGAATATGAGTTAACTTTTTTCTCAAAAAATTCTCAGATTATGATCTTTTCTCTGCCAGGGGAAACAATATCAATCACACAACCCGATGTCTTCCCCTCTCGCCCTTTAATTCCGCTGGTGGTTCCTGCTTGttctcaccatctattttgtatttatgtttaCAGCGCTtcattttttccacattttgttatgttacgtGCAACTTCTAAGGCCAGGGTCAGTGTGTTACTATGGCGACACAGCCACggcagtgtatgtgtgtgtgtgtcagggcgtGAGGGTGCACACaagatcgtgtgtgtgtgtgtgtgtgtgtgtttcatttcccccccaaatTCTACATGATGAAAGTGAAAACTTtctaattattaaaaaataaacataaaataagtattcacagcctttgctgaATACTTTGTTAAAGCACcgttggcagcaattacagcctcaagtcttcctGAGTAGGCGCTACTAGCTTGGCACACCTAtatctgggcagtttctcccatacatccccacagcatgatgctgccaccaccacgCTTCACTGCAGGGATGGtgttggccaggtgatgagcagtccCTGGTTTCCACCAGACACGACGCCAGTGAGTTCAatttttgtttcatcagaccataACATTTTGTTTCTCGTGGCCAGAGAGTCCGTCAGGAGCCTTTTGGCAAACTCCAGgagggctgtcatgtgctttttggCGAGGAGTgtcttccgtctggccactctacatCACAGGCCTGAGTGTTGCAGGGATgcttgtccttctggaaggttctcctctcccCATGGAGCaatgctggagctctgtcagtgACCAACAGATCCTGGTGGTTTGAAACTTCCATTTGTGCTTCataggccactgtgctcattgggacctTCTGTACCCTTTGAAAGAGCTGTGCCTCGATTCAAATTCTATCTCAGAGTCTAGAGACAATTCCTTGGACGTCAAGGCTGAGTTTGTGCTCCGACATTCACTGTCAACTGTGGGACCtgatagacaggtgtgtgtctttCTAAATCACGCCCAATCAACTGAATATAGCAGCATGGACTCTgctcaagttgtagaaacatctcaaggatgatcagtggaagcaggatgcacctgagctacattTTTCATGAGTGTCATgtcaaaggctgtgaatacttatgttcATGTTATATCTTTctctgttctttatttttaatagatttgcaCGGTTCACATcatgaatcagaatcagaattgaggaaaaaatgaatttaatccatttggaATAAGGctataacataacaaaatgtggaaaaggtgaagcgctgtgaacacTTTGATTCACGTACATTACTGACTGACTTTGGGTGAGTCTGCTGCTGCTCGACACTAAACTCGTACAACAGCTACACACTTAAATGCTTGAGCTTATCATCCACAGTGAGGAGAATTCCAAACAAGCAGAAAAACACAGGACTTTTCCCACAGAGGTATGTTTGTATGGTATCAGCTACAACACGGAATCTCAGAGCGGACAACAATaattacttttccttttttaccaCAATGTCAGCAGCTGCAAAGACAAAATATGATATTGcttgtaaaataaaaagctaTTTTGGAACACTTCTTTACACACTTCTTccctggctaccggtggctgcccgcatccagttcaaaacattggtgctcacgtaccatgctgtgaatggatcgggtccagcctacatccaggacatggtcaaaccccacatcccaacccgcactctccgctcttcatctgataaactgctcgtccctccctcactgagagcaaaacactcgactagatcacgactctttgctgtccttgctccgaaatggtggaacgagctctctgaagacaccaggaccgcagagagccttcacacctTCCGCCgcaaagacacacctcttcagactctactttgactaaaagaaagaaattgtaGCACtgaaattgtacttgtaacgtcactcatctatagcaaattgtaaattggcttatttgaggaaattgcactttcttgtttcttgttcctctgagtttgtatcctatggttgaatgcacttattgtaagtcgctttggataaaagcgtcagctaaatgacatgtaatgtaacatgtcATTGCTAATATAAAAACAGCTGTTCACGACAATTATTAACCGAGTGAATCATTTCTAAAATGAGTTACTTACCAATGTTCAAAACTAATCCATATCAGATCAAAcaaagttataaaaaaaatatgaattggAAGTCCCATTTTGAAACAATAATGCATTTCACCAATGCAGTGAGCAAGACATATCAAGCAGAGCAGACCTGAAGAACGCAAAGAGCACCAGTGGGATCAGgacacacccccccaccccccagaaGTGCTTTCATGTTCTTCTAAACAGGTTTAAATTAGGTTTCAGATTCAATAAAATCATATTTAATGATAACACAGGACGATGAGCGATGGACCCATCCACATAACGTTTGTTGCAAATCTATTGAGGACGTTTTCTTCACAAGAGCACAGAGAAGGACGTGACTTCAGAACTTTTAGTTGTAAATGTCACCTGCAATCTCCCCCACTCTGGTGTGCCAGTGGGGCTGCAAACCAAAGAGCTTTTAAACTAAAGAGGAAGTTATGGAAACCCGGCCGGCCTTCACAGTGGACACATGGAGAATGTGCCTATATTTAATGCATGCAACGAGTGAATACATGTTCTCACCGTGGGGAGTTGAATCCACTGTCAACAGTGACTGAGCTGGAGTCCATGCTATCAAGTCTAGCAGAGTGGGCTGACTGCTGGTTCTGACTGGGCTCTGGAAGGTTCTCTTTAGCACCAGGGAAGGTGAGGGTTCTTTCGAACCTCCTCTGAagatccctctctttctctcgctccaACAGCCACTGCATCGTacctgctccccctccccccatcccaacaacacctcctccagcctTCTCATCCTCTCCTCGACTCTTGCTACCCCCCTCTTCGAGCTCATCGTCGTCCGAGACGTTGTAGTAGTCAAAGGAGGCCTCTGCAGCACTGCCAGCCGGTTCAATGCCCTGTAGGGGAACGGACGGAGTGGCCACTAGAGGTTTGGGAGCATCGAAGGCTTCCTGCGAATCAAGTGCATCgcaggacgaggacagagtAGGGGAGGCGAGGGCTTGGGGTTTCCTCAGCGAGCTGTATCCTGGCAACGGGAGGCTGGGAGGAGGTTTGAAGAGTGTGTCTTTACTAAAGATCTCCTTACGTTTCTCCTGACCAGAGGAGGCACTGTGGGGAGGTCTTCCATTAGCAAGGGGGGGGTCAGGAATAGAGAGGGGTATTGGAGGCAGGCTGCCTCCCTTGGGTCCCATCTTTGACAAGTCCTCCTTACTTTCTAGAGGATGGGGTGTCTGCCTGTCCATTTGCCTGTCAGCGCTGCCTAGTTTTAATCCGTCATGGCTACTTTTGACGAGACTCCCCAGTGGGTTAGCTGTGagagcagcctcagaagagccagCGCACTGAAAGTAATCATCAGGAGGGACGGCGCTGGGTAGGGGTTTGGGTGAGTATGCAGGCAGGCTGTCCCTACTCCTACTCTTCTCTAGACTCCTGCCGCCATCCAACCCCAGAGAATCCACAGGCAGTTTAGCTGAAGTGGGGGTGGCACGAGAATAGAGAGAAGAGCACTGATTGGCTCGCAGGGTGCCATCGTCGGTATAGTAGCGGCTCCGCTCGTCGTAATAGTCGGGGGGTCCGATCATCCCCGCTCCAAGTGGTCCTTTGGAATTGTCCATGGACCTGGAGCGTTCCTTGGCCTTGTCGCTGCGCTCGTTCCTGGACTTCCTCTCCTGGGTGTGGGAGTGCGAGCGGTGGACTTTGGAGTGGTGGGCTGATGGCCCATGGCTTGGCTCGGGGAAAGGCATTTCTGTGCGCCGCTTGGCGAGCTCTCCGGACACATCCCACTCTGGCGTGACCGGTAGGTGGGAGGAGTCGAGGATGTTGGGGTTGCTATGTGCCAGGTGAAGGCGGGCCCGTTGCCGCTCCATGGCCAGGGCCTGTTCCCTTGGGGAGCGAGCCAGTGAGGACGAGTATGCTCTGTAGTCCCTATCGGCCAACTCCAGGTGGGAACCGTCGGCGGGCTCGCCGCGGGGCACTCTCGTCTTGCTATGTGAGCGGCTGAGTTTGGTCTGAGACTGCTTCCTGTGTCTACCCCCgcttctcctgctcctggagctctgattggctgacgaTGCTTTGCTCCTCTGTGCACGCTCCTCCTCGAGGCGCTTCATGACCGCTGTGTGCCGGGCAAGGTTCTCCACAGTGAGGTCAGGGTTGATTCGGCGGATGATCTCCATCTCTACATTGCGTGGCAGCTGGCTGGGCACCTCCTCGTCGCGGAGCGGCCACTCCTCTGGGGGGAACTGTGCCGAGAAAGTGGCCAGCTGCTTGGCCTTGTCCTTTTTAAAGCTCAGACGGAACAGCTTCAAACCAAATTTCCGACTTCCTGTACCACTTCCTCCACCTGCCTGTTTCTCTACCTCTCCAgttccgcctcctcctccagttcgGTGTTTGGTCAGCGTGTCCGTCTTGAAGGGGAACCCAAGGGTGCTGCGACTCTTTTCCGTGTTGCCTGACGCTTGCTGCGTTTGTGGGGACGAGTACGCCTCCCGGTGGTCTTTGGGGGATCGACGCTGCAGGGTGGTGTGGTGGCTAGGGGGGTCGTCTCCACGGTAACTGTTGTTGAAAAAAGAAtccccaccacctccactgTGGTTTTGGCTGGACTTTGGGTGTGTTCGGTCACGCGCAGCTCCAGAGGTGGATGGGGTGATGGTGCcggagaggggggaggtgcACTGAGTCTGTTGATGCTGCTGTTGGTTCTGATTCTGCTGCGGCTGTTGGTGGTGTCGGTCAGCAGAACGTTCGTCTAAGTGGTACCACTTGGAGCTGGTTCGGATTAGGCTCGGGGTGATAAAGTAAGTCTGAGGGGTTACAATAAAATATCCGTCTGGCTTTGGGTAGATCTTCCGCTCACGGACCAGCATGCTCAGCGTGTGGTGCAGAACCTCCTCCGTTGGTGTGGGAACGCCTGAACCAAATCAGAGACAACAAGTAGTTAGAGCAGATACATTTTTCACGGATCCATATTATATAAGTAATCGAAAAACAGTATCCATAATGGAGGAATGAGTAAAAAACAGAGGAGACTTTTCTTCACGTAACCAACATCAACTGGCCCCTACAGGTCCTCTGAACAAAATGACCTTTTGGgcttttttaaatctcttttgtTGAACAATAGTGTAGAAAGCTATTCCACACTTAGTTTTGTTTATTAGACAGACCTAAATAAATCATGGAATATTATTTTCATGAGTGTGCAGTCACAGAAACCTCCCTACAGTTTAGAAAAACATGAAGATCAAGCATCAACAGTAAGGATTGCCAGtttgttgctgtgttttctgtgttacCTGTACAACATTCCATGACCTCGATACAGGTCACCTTTTCACAATCCAGCTGACATAACTGCGTCGACGCATCCAAATAGAACTCAATATATGGTGACTAAAATTGGAACAATACATTTAGCAACCACAACCGGATGCCTGGTTTGCAGTATGGCAACAACTTTTAAAAGTTGAGCCCTGAAAAGACATGTTGTAACCAGATGAACAGAAAGGCCTGATTGAAGCCTGCAGCCCTGCACCCACCCATTATGCTTCAAACAGTGTTTTTCCAACTTTATAAAACCGCATGGAAGTATAAAAAGTTCGAACTTCTCCCCTTTCAGTGTCCACCCTCCTGGCACTTTGACATGAACAACTAAGTGCAACAGCAGCAATGCCTTTGGGCTACGGTTTATAGCCATTGAACACACTAGTGGGTTTTAGGTGGTCACTACCGACAatcttcatctttctttcaaATGGGAtacctgttttttctctcttctctttctcatgTATCCTCTCCgctttctcttcattttttgtGCTCTCCTCCATCCCGCTCTCTTCTCAatctctgccgctctctctcCAACTGTCAGTCTCAAGATATTACTGCCGGTTACATCATAGCAGCCTTTCAGCCCAGCCAGAGTGATGCAACTTcatgcagacagacagtgtgtgcacacacacagtctgtccctcctctttcctttcaTGTTGCTGATGAGAAGGCTGagcagagggaaggaggtgGACAGAAGTTGCTGTTCTGGATTCAGGATGGACTAATCTCAACACTGTTCCAGAACAATCCAAATGGGCCTTATCACATGTCAGAATGAATCAGAGGAGAACTTGCACCAGAGGTCTTCTAATCCATCTGAGAGGTCAGGTCTACTACTCACAGACTGGTCCAGAGCCAAGCTACAGACGGGGCCCACTAGTTCCTGGTTCAGACTCCAACCACAACCAAACCAACCGTTGGGCCACCATCCCCCTGCAGCTTCCTGTTCTGGTGTCCGATCATCAGATTCTCTGCTGCCTGCTTTCCAATGCCCCTTTTACGCTGCATTAGTATGGCTGGACAGGAAGAAGCTTTACAATgctcacggagggagatcttcGCAAACATCGGTTTAcaggtcgaggggaacaaagttgtggaggaaaatacgggacaaaagcagcagtggcgatgcacggggcaataaagtctatgataaataaataaacaaaccaacgacttccacacacaaagacgttactctgttctggcggtgaattgctctgcaacacacacaagcctttaTGAACcttgaattgaaacaagtgcgtcgacacaacagTGCGTAAAGACGCGGACGCCAGCCTCAATTAACTGGACCTCTACCTGACTTGACCAGTCCACAATATGGGAACACCCGCCTCCCCTGATCTCCCCCAATCACTGCCTAGCATGTACAGTGACTCCCCGTGATTGGCCGGAGTGAGGGGATcacgtgacacaaacacacactcctgaaCAGGGCTGCTACAACACAATATTGGCCAAAGCACTTCACTTGGTTTCTGCAAACCTCGGATACACTTGGaatagctagctagcagcaGGAAGCATAGGAAGCCCTCACGATGCGCCGTGGTGGGCTGCACAGAGCCCCTCATCAGCATTCAAAGGAACAGCCACTCAAAACAGTTCGCGCCGTGGAGGGCTGTTTTAGACAGGGTAAAGAGgcttgttttaaatgatccttgtggtttttgaccaaagtatgttacagacatttcattaagaCCCCAAGGAACCATATCAACCTGTGGTAAAATGGGGGCAGCAGAAGAGAGGGGGGCATCATCAACTCACTGCTCTGCGAAGGGGCATGTTGAGTTCAGCCTGAATGAGAAACTCAATTTCAGCTGTTaaagtaaaaagtatttttcttaaGAGGACTCCTAGTGGTCAAATAAGAGCATCAGTCTCTGCCCCCCCATCTCACACCCCTATGATCAGTAAGTATATGCTGAAAAGTGTTGAACCATTGCTTTGAAGTGACTGAGAATGTTACAGTTGTATTTATCAGGTTATTAATAATGAAGAACAGACTTGATTCAAGCATGAAGATGGCTGGGTGACAGAAATGAGAACAGGTTTGCTCCATTCAGTGTTTGAGTGATCACATCAGTACAAACCCACACCCATGAGGGCAAAAAGATGCTTAAAAATAGTGTTTGCGGAGATGACTGAGCCACAAATTGACACTTTAAAAACGGGTGATCGACTGCATAGCAGCTGGgcagacagctgtgtgtgtgtgtgtgtgtgttgcctgtcATTACATCATACAAGGGCAGTTACGTTGGTGACATGACGCAAGCTCTCTAAAGAGGGAAACCTGCAATGTAAAAAGACCATGCAACATGACAAAAAACATTCACTGCCCGTTCAAATACGAGGCAAATAATGAAAGGAAATGTAGAACTAGAATAATAACTAACTGGTCAGATGATTGAAGATGAATTGGCAACACCTTTGATACCTTGTCTCTGTTCTAGCTTCACAAATTGGAGGATTGGCTGATTCTCtctatttttgtaaatgttttggtTTCAACAATATTTATGATATTGTTTTATCCAATAAACTGAAAACATATGGCATTTTAGACGCAGACTCAGCGGATATTCCATTGATTCATGAACCAGATTTTTGGTAAAGAGCATCTGGCATTTAACAGTAACTGACTAACACAGAGTATATGGAGGTCCCTGCAGATTTCTAATTGAAAAGATGTTGGCTTTTTATACCAGCTGCTATTACAacactgaacacacaaaaatgatatttatCTCCTTTGAACATATAACTGAGTAGCAGCACACTATTGACAGTCAGCTGTCGacatgtgtaagtgtgtgagcTGGAGTTACCGGGAAAGCATGTCTGCAGATGTTCAGTCAGGGCCTCCTGAGTGACAGGCTTGTGGGCGGAGTTCATAGCAGAGATAGCCAATAGCAATACCTCTCCCAAAGGGATGAATTGCGATTGGCTGATGGGGGACATACTGATGGGTGACACATCACCTgtgaaaagacagaaatgaCAGAAATCAGTCCTGCTGAGGGATGCTggttaaacatgtgttttaacCGGGACGTGTGGGACATATTGACACTGTGCAGTCTCGTCTCTTAGATCGACctcacattaaaaaataaagcactGGCTGTCCTCGTTGTCTGGCCGAGGACCGTCTTTCTCTTCCATCATTTTCTGTCATCTCTCTACTATTGGTTATCCAATAAATATGATCCAGCACCGTGTTGGTCTGTCTTCTCTTAACATCTGTGTTCTGAATATAGAGCCAAACTATCATTCAGggtgttatgttgtttttaCTGGCTGAAACAGTGTCACCAACACAAGACAAACTTGTCTTGCAACGTGTGTGTCCCTTTGGCTTCACAAAGTACAACCACAGTAGATATAAACGACTGCAAAATATTCCACGAGCTACGAGCTGACGAACCCCTACGACCACTACTAGTACTACAATACCTGCTCACAAATGACACTGCGGTTACGTGTCAGCAGGTCACTCACCACACTGACCAAAGGCAGCTGGCTCACATGCACGGAGACTCAGTGCAAAGTGGAACATCAGCTGCTGGGTTTTAATGGTGGTTCCAGATCCAGTCACGCAGACATAA
This window contains:
- the LOC120817468 gene encoding storkhead-box protein 2 isoform X2 — encoded protein: MKKTSSRTLRRPWPSSELLERLLPPAASVELHRSRRSHSEKDYRTHKHGMRSQQPPQYLCQSPPPYAHAGDVSPISMSPISQSQFIPLGEVLLLAISAMNSAHKPVTQEALTEHLQTCFPGVPTPTEEVLHHTLSMLVRERKIYPKPDGYFIVTPQTYFITPSLIRTSSKWYHLDERSADRHHQQPQQNQNQQQHQQTQCTSPLSGTITPSTSGAARDRTHPKSSQNHSGGGGDSFFNNSYRGDDPPSHHTTLQRRSPKDHREAYSSPQTQQASGNTEKSRSTLGFPFKTDTLTKHRTGGGGGTGEVEKQAGGGSGTGSRKFGLKLFRLSFKKDKAKQLATFSAQFPPEEWPLRDEEVPSQLPRNVEMEIIRRINPDLTVENLARHTAVMKRLEEERAQRSKASSANQSSRSRRSGGRHRKQSQTKLSRSHSKTRVPRGEPADGSHLELADRDYRAYSSSLARSPREQALAMERQRARLHLAHSNPNILDSSHLPVTPEWDVSGELAKRRTEMPFPEPSHGPSAHHSKVHRSHSHTQERKSRNERSDKAKERSRSMDNSKGPLGAGMIGPPDYYDERSRYYTDDGTLRANQCSSLYSRATPTSAKLPVDSLGLDGGRSLEKSRSRDSLPAYSPKPLPSAVPPDDYFQCAGSSEAALTANPLGSLVKSSHDGLKLGSADRQMDRQTPHPLESKEDLSKMGPKGGSLPPIPLSIPDPPLANGRPPHSASSGQEKRKEIFSKDTLFKPPPSLPLPGYSSLRKPQALASPTLSSSCDALDSQEAFDAPKPLVATPSVPLQGIEPAGSAAEASFDYYNVSDDDELEEGGSKSRGEDEKAGGGVVGMGGGGAGTMQWLLEREKERDLQRRFERTLTFPGAKENLPEPSQNQQSAHSARLDSMDSSSVTVDSGFNSPRTRESLASNTSSIVESNRRQNLALSPGHLGITTGTATPFSFRAIPEPASTQPEKLQKPSACLASITSV
- the LOC120817468 gene encoding storkhead-box protein 2 isoform X1 translates to MESFLQIAPHSLAIVLSRVGAGEAVGAAGVSESDALPRHHTGYEIFADFKAENTQQHVWNQRISEAVSETFFLGWIDEHVLLIQGKEDHLEVLREGWMRRSLNPPRGFTIKYLGDVSPISMSPISQSQFIPLGEVLLLAISAMNSAHKPVTQEALTEHLQTCFPGVPTPTEEVLHHTLSMLVRERKIYPKPDGYFIVTPQTYFITPSLIRTSSKWYHLDERSADRHHQQPQQNQNQQQHQQTQCTSPLSGTITPSTSGAARDRTHPKSSQNHSGGGGDSFFNNSYRGDDPPSHHTTLQRRSPKDHREAYSSPQTQQASGNTEKSRSTLGFPFKTDTLTKHRTGGGGGTGEVEKQAGGGSGTGSRKFGLKLFRLSFKKDKAKQLATFSAQFPPEEWPLRDEEVPSQLPRNVEMEIIRRINPDLTVENLARHTAVMKRLEEERAQRSKASSANQSSRSRRSGGRHRKQSQTKLSRSHSKTRVPRGEPADGSHLELADRDYRAYSSSLARSPREQALAMERQRARLHLAHSNPNILDSSHLPVTPEWDVSGELAKRRTEMPFPEPSHGPSAHHSKVHRSHSHTQERKSRNERSDKAKERSRSMDNSKGPLGAGMIGPPDYYDERSRYYTDDGTLRANQCSSLYSRATPTSAKLPVDSLGLDGGRSLEKSRSRDSLPAYSPKPLPSAVPPDDYFQCAGSSEAALTANPLGSLVKSSHDGLKLGSADRQMDRQTPHPLESKEDLSKMGPKGGSLPPIPLSIPDPPLANGRPPHSASSGQEKRKEIFSKDTLFKPPPSLPLPGYSSLRKPQALASPTLSSSCDALDSQEAFDAPKPLVATPSVPLQGIEPAGSAAEASFDYYNVSDDDELEEGGSKSRGEDEKAGGGVVGMGGGGAGTMQWLLEREKERDLQRRFERTLTFPGAKENLPEPSQNQQSAHSARLDSMDSSSVTVDSGFNSPRTRESLASNTSSIVESNRRQNLALSPGHLGITTGTATPFSFRAIPEPASTQPEKLQKPSACLASITSV
- the LOC120817468 gene encoding storkhead-box protein 2 isoform X3, translated to MSPISQSQFIPLGEVLLLAISAMNSAHKPVTQEALTEHLQTCFPGVPTPTEEVLHHTLSMLVRERKIYPKPDGYFIVTPQTYFITPSLIRTSSKWYHLDERSADRHHQQPQQNQNQQQHQQTQCTSPLSGTITPSTSGAARDRTHPKSSQNHSGGGGDSFFNNSYRGDDPPSHHTTLQRRSPKDHREAYSSPQTQQASGNTEKSRSTLGFPFKTDTLTKHRTGGGGGTGEVEKQAGGGSGTGSRKFGLKLFRLSFKKDKAKQLATFSAQFPPEEWPLRDEEVPSQLPRNVEMEIIRRINPDLTVENLARHTAVMKRLEEERAQRSKASSANQSSRSRRSGGRHRKQSQTKLSRSHSKTRVPRGEPADGSHLELADRDYRAYSSSLARSPREQALAMERQRARLHLAHSNPNILDSSHLPVTPEWDVSGELAKRRTEMPFPEPSHGPSAHHSKVHRSHSHTQERKSRNERSDKAKERSRSMDNSKGPLGAGMIGPPDYYDERSRYYTDDGTLRANQCSSLYSRATPTSAKLPVDSLGLDGGRSLEKSRSRDSLPAYSPKPLPSAVPPDDYFQCAGSSEAALTANPLGSLVKSSHDGLKLGSADRQMDRQTPHPLESKEDLSKMGPKGGSLPPIPLSIPDPPLANGRPPHSASSGQEKRKEIFSKDTLFKPPPSLPLPGYSSLRKPQALASPTLSSSCDALDSQEAFDAPKPLVATPSVPLQGIEPAGSAAEASFDYYNVSDDDELEEGGSKSRGEDEKAGGGVVGMGGGGAGTMQWLLEREKERDLQRRFERTLTFPGAKENLPEPSQNQQSAHSARLDSMDSSSVTVDSGFNSPRTRESLASNTSSIVESNRRQNLALSPGHLGITTGTATPFSFRAIPEPASTQPEKLQKPSACLASITSV